A single window of Flavipsychrobacter sp. DNA harbors:
- the murC gene encoding UDP-N-acetylmuramate--L-alanine ligase encodes MNVHELKRVYFIGIGGIGMSALARFFNHHGAKVSGYDRTSTDLTKTLEAEGIDIHYVDDIQQIDKNADLVVYTPAVPTSHDEMSWYRDNGFTVLKRSDVLQLITDSMYAVTVAGTHGKTTTSTMVAYLLTEAGSGCNAFLGGVSVNYGKNYWSSDTQTAVIEADEYDRSFLKLHPDVAILTSIDADHLDIYGTVEEMENAFIAYTQNIKEGGTLLVKHGLKRSSDMKASNVMTYSLQNDAADVYATNIMQKDGGYYFDVSIKGEKIEGLHLNIGGMHNVENMVAAIAVADMLDVPHEKIKAILSGFKGVKRRFEYVVKTDDVVYIDDYAHHPEELSSLIKSAKGLFPNRKCVVAFQPHLYSRTRDLAEGFAQSLDLADEVILLDIYPAREEPIEGVTSELIKGKMGNPNCTILQMDGLVKYAEAAPVELLITAGAGDIDKLVKPIKKVLEKK; translated from the coding sequence ATGAATGTTCACGAGTTGAAACGAGTTTATTTTATTGGTATCGGAGGAATCGGTATGAGTGCACTTGCACGCTTCTTCAACCATCATGGTGCGAAGGTGAGTGGTTATGATCGTACGTCAACTGACTTGACTAAGACTTTGGAGGCAGAGGGGATTGATATACACTATGTAGACGATATACAACAGATAGATAAGAATGCTGATCTAGTAGTATATACACCAGCTGTACCTACTTCTCATGACGAGATGAGTTGGTATAGGGATAACGGTTTTACTGTATTGAAACGTAGTGATGTGCTGCAGCTAATAACGGATAGTATGTATGCTGTAACGGTAGCAGGTACACATGGTAAAACTACCACGTCTACTATGGTAGCTTATTTGCTGACGGAAGCTGGTAGCGGTTGCAATGCTTTCTTGGGAGGAGTGTCTGTTAATTATGGTAAAAACTACTGGAGTAGTGATACACAAACAGCGGTAATTGAAGCAGATGAGTATGACAGAAGTTTTTTAAAACTGCATCCAGATGTTGCTATTCTTACTTCTATAGATGCAGACCATTTGGATATATATGGTACGGTCGAAGAAATGGAAAATGCATTCATTGCTTATACGCAGAATATAAAAGAGGGTGGTACGCTATTAGTGAAGCATGGCTTGAAAAGAAGCAGTGATATGAAAGCATCTAATGTGATGACCTATAGTTTGCAAAATGATGCTGCAGATGTGTACGCTACTAATATAATGCAGAAGGATGGAGGTTATTATTTTGATGTTAGCATCAAAGGAGAAAAGATAGAAGGCCTGCATTTAAATATTGGAGGCATGCACAATGTGGAGAATATGGTAGCTGCTATAGCGGTAGCTGATATGCTTGATGTGCCTCATGAAAAGATAAAAGCGATACTGTCAGGGTTTAAGGGCGTAAAGCGCAGATTTGAATATGTAGTGAAGACAGATGATGTTGTTTATATAGATGACTACGCGCATCACCCAGAGGAGTTGAGTTCTTTAATAAAAAGTGCAAAAGGCTTGTTCCCTAATAGGAAATGTGTTGTGGCTTTTCAACCACATTTATATAGTAGAACCAGAGATCTGGCAGAAGGGTTTGCGCAAAGTTTAGATCTGGCAGATGAGGTGATATTGTTAGATATATACCCAGCAAGAGAAGAACCCATAGAAGGAGTGACAAGTGAATTGATAAAAGGGAAAATGGGTAACCCTAATTGTACCATTTTACAAATGGATGGATTGGTCAAATATGCGGAAGCAGCTCCCGTGGAGTTGTTGATAACTGCAGGTGCAGGTGATATAGATAAACTAGTGAAGCCTATTAAAAAGGTGTTAGAAAAGAAGTGA
- the murD gene encoding UDP-N-acetylmuramoyl-L-alanine--D-glutamate ligase produces MSTNTQKRLVVLGAGESGIGAALLGKQEGWDVFVSDGGQLKEKYKKVLDQAAIAYEVGGHTEEEILKADCLVKSPGISDKVAIMQRVKARGIEVCSEIEFGYRYKGDSKVIAITGTNGKSTATTLTHHLLKEAGYDAALVGNIGKSFAKQIVEKPCEWYVMEVSSFQLDDIKFFQPDIAVLLNITPDHMERYDNKLENYIASKFNITKNQTRDNYLITNKDDETITNYLTTHSIQSQLIYFSMSDQNQINEGGFIENGDMHIRVGNDSMDMSIHDLSLKGRHNVYNSMAAGISARVAGIRKEKIRESFSTFNGLEHRLELVATVRGVDYINDSKATNVNSVWYALESMEKPTVLILGGQDKGNDYNELMELVREKVKAIVCMGIDNSPIVKAFDGEVETLVETSSASDAVKAAYALADKGDVVLLSPACASFDLFENYEDRGEQFKEAVRNL; encoded by the coding sequence GTGAGTACAAACACACAAAAACGACTTGTAGTGCTAGGTGCCGGAGAAAGTGGCATAGGGGCAGCCTTGCTTGGTAAGCAAGAGGGGTGGGATGTGTTTGTAAGTGATGGTGGGCAGTTGAAGGAAAAATATAAAAAGGTATTAGATCAAGCTGCTATAGCTTACGAAGTTGGGGGGCATACTGAGGAGGAAATATTAAAGGCTGATTGTTTGGTGAAGAGCCCTGGTATAAGTGACAAGGTGGCAATAATGCAAAGGGTGAAAGCAAGAGGTATAGAGGTGTGTAGTGAAATTGAGTTTGGCTATAGATATAAGGGAGATAGCAAGGTGATAGCCATAACGGGGACTAATGGAAAAAGTACTGCTACAACATTGACACATCATCTATTGAAAGAGGCTGGTTACGATGCGGCACTTGTAGGTAATATAGGGAAGAGCTTTGCCAAGCAGATCGTAGAAAAGCCTTGTGAATGGTATGTGATGGAGGTGAGTAGTTTTCAGTTGGATGATATAAAATTTTTCCAACCAGATATAGCAGTGCTACTCAATATTACGCCCGACCATATGGAAAGGTATGATAACAAATTAGAAAACTATATAGCGTCAAAATTTAATATAACGAAGAATCAAACAAGGGATAATTACTTAATAACAAATAAGGACGACGAAACGATAACCAATTATTTAACAACCCATTCAATTCAATCACAACTAATCTATTTTTCGATGAGCGACCAAAACCAAATTAACGAGGGAGGATTTATAGAAAATGGAGACATGCACATCCGTGTAGGCAACGACTCTATGGATATGTCTATTCACGACCTATCGTTAAAAGGCAGGCATAATGTATATAATAGCATGGCAGCAGGAATATCAGCACGCGTAGCAGGAATACGCAAGGAGAAGATAAGAGAAAGCTTTTCCACCTTTAATGGTTTAGAGCATAGACTGGAGTTGGTAGCAACGGTAAGAGGTGTTGACTATATCAACGATAGTAAGGCTACGAATGTAAACTCGGTTTGGTATGCTTTAGAGAGTATGGAGAAACCAACGGTTTTGATATTAGGTGGTCAGGATAAAGGCAATGATTACAACGAGCTTATGGAGCTTGTAAGAGAAAAGGTAAAGGCTATAGTATGCATGGGTATAGATAATAGTCCTATCGTAAAAGCTTTTGATGGAGAGGTTGAAACGCTTGTTGAAACAAGTAGCGCAAGTGATGCAGTGAAAGCAGCATATGCATTAGCGGATAAGGGAGATGTGGTGTTGCTTTCACCAGCATGTGCCAGCTTCGATCTTTTTGAAAATTATGAAGATAGAGGAGAGCAATTCAAAGAGGCTGTTCGTAATCTTTAA
- a CDS encoding choice-of-anchor I family protein gives MKKVLLLASGFLATVFVANAQTPSVSFGTKMMTATEGDNVIKIPVIIKNKNVNEPTTVFFQPLGGRSTAGQGFGADVQLTTQSLTFFKNSSDTLYAELLINDDNRLEITEYFMLQISNVLKGTIGADDAATIFIKDNDYKGPIARKNLELELLSSFTVGTPGSSAEVIAYDTATNRLYVVNSEKNILHILNFNNPASLSQLTQLDMSSYGGGIQSVAAYNGLIAVAVQANSKQDSGKVVFFAADGNKKKEVTVGALPDMVTYTPNGRYLLVANEGEPNSKYTNDPEGSIAIIDLDNGVANATVSFATFTKFNSQAATLKQAGVRIFGANNPTVAQDIEPEYIAVNATSDTAWVSLQENNAIAVVLIASASVEAIYPLGTIDHNQLGKGLDASDKSGEPLIANWPVNGMFMPDGIASYTVNGQSYVLTANEGDAREYDPLEEEEKVSKLKLDPTVFPHAKVIQEDENLGRLKVTKTMGDIDNDGDYDKLYSFGTRSFSIFNANNFNLVYDSGDDFENIINADPELRKIFNASNSKNDLKDRSDNKGPEPEAVTVGVINDSAYAFVVLERIGGVMAYDITNPNKPVFVDYLNTRIVDSFGGDNGAEVVLFIHRDNNLHKKHLLITANEVSGTVAVFEVKAYLPPSTVSIKDIYAGEKLTVYPNPADNILNFGKAITGILYDNTGRIVKNFVDTKSLNVQDLTSGMYFLQVEDYQVEKVIIQ, from the coding sequence ATGAAAAAAGTTTTACTATTAGCATCTGGTTTTTTAGCTACAGTATTTGTAGCTAATGCGCAGACGCCAAGCGTTAGTTTTGGTACTAAAATGATGACTGCAACTGAAGGAGATAATGTTATTAAAATCCCTGTTATCATTAAAAATAAAAATGTAAATGAGCCGACTACGGTTTTCTTTCAACCATTAGGAGGGCGCAGTACTGCAGGGCAAGGTTTTGGTGCAGATGTACAGTTGACTACACAAAGTCTTACTTTTTTTAAAAATAGTTCTGATACTCTATATGCAGAGTTGTTGATCAATGATGACAATAGGTTGGAGATCACAGAGTATTTTATGCTGCAGATCAGCAATGTGTTAAAAGGTACAATTGGTGCTGACGATGCTGCAACAATATTTATAAAGGACAACGATTATAAAGGACCGATCGCACGAAAGAATTTAGAGCTAGAGTTGTTGAGTAGTTTTACTGTTGGTACTCCAGGTTCTTCAGCAGAGGTTATAGCATACGATACAGCAACTAATAGATTGTATGTTGTTAACTCAGAAAAAAATATTCTTCATATCCTTAACTTCAATAATCCTGCTTCTTTGTCTCAACTTACTCAGCTGGATATGTCTAGTTATGGAGGAGGTATACAATCTGTAGCGGCATATAATGGTCTGATAGCTGTTGCCGTACAAGCCAATTCAAAACAAGATAGTGGCAAGGTTGTTTTCTTTGCTGCAGACGGTAATAAGAAAAAAGAAGTGACAGTAGGTGCACTACCTGATATGGTAACGTACACGCCAAATGGAAGATACCTGTTGGTAGCTAATGAAGGTGAACCTAATAGTAAATATACCAATGACCCAGAAGGTTCAATAGCTATTATTGATCTAGATAATGGTGTTGCTAATGCAACGGTATCATTTGCTACATTTACAAAGTTCAACAGCCAAGCAGCGACATTAAAACAAGCAGGTGTTAGGATATTCGGTGCTAACAACCCAACAGTGGCTCAAGATATAGAGCCAGAATACATTGCTGTAAATGCAACTTCTGACACGGCTTGGGTTTCATTACAAGAAAATAATGCGATAGCTGTTGTATTAATAGCATCAGCTTCAGTTGAGGCGATATATCCATTAGGTACTATAGATCATAACCAACTAGGGAAAGGCTTAGATGCAAGTGATAAATCTGGAGAGCCTCTAATAGCAAACTGGCCAGTAAACGGTATGTTCATGCCAGATGGTATTGCTAGTTATACTGTTAACGGACAGAGTTATGTACTTACTGCAAACGAAGGTGATGCTAGAGAGTATGATCCATTAGAAGAAGAAGAAAAAGTTAGTAAGTTAAAGCTAGACCCTACAGTATTCCCTCATGCAAAAGTTATTCAAGAAGATGAAAACTTAGGCCGCCTAAAAGTGACTAAAACTATGGGTGATATTGATAATGATGGTGATTATGATAAGCTATACTCATTTGGTACTCGTAGCTTCTCTATTTTTAATGCTAACAATTTCAACTTGGTATATGATAGCGGTGATGATTTTGAAAATATCATTAATGCAGATCCTGAGTTGAGAAAGATATTCAATGCGAGTAACAGTAAAAATGATTTAAAAGACAGAAGTGATAATAAGGGACCAGAACCAGAAGCGGTAACGGTTGGTGTGATTAATGATTCAGCATATGCATTTGTAGTATTGGAAAGAATTGGCGGGGTTATGGCGTATGATATTACTAATCCTAATAAGCCTGTATTTGTTGACTATCTTAACACTAGAATAGTAGATAGCTTTGGTGGAGATAACGGTGCAGAGGTAGTGTTGTTTATTCATAGAGATAATAATCTTCATAAAAAACATCTATTGATCACGGCTAACGAGGTAAGTGGTACTGTTGCTGTTTTTGAAGTAAAAGCATATTTGCCACCAAGCACAGTTTCTATAAAGGATATTTATGCAGGCGAAAAGCTAACTGTTTATCCTAATCCTGCGGATAATATACTGAACTTTGGCAAGGCAATTACAGGAATCCTTTATGATAATACAGGGCGAATTGTTAAGAACTTTGTTGATACAAAGTCTTTAAATGTGCAGGATTTAACATCTGGCATGTACTTCTTGCAAGTAGAAGACTATCAAGTAGAGAAGGTAATTATTCAATAA
- the murG gene encoding undecaprenyldiphospho-muramoylpentapeptide beta-N-acetylglucosaminyltransferase, protein MSKLKVIIAGGGTGGHIYPAVAIGHALKRLNEDTELLFVGALGKMEMEKVPQEGFEIVGLDIAGFNRSNMLKNLLLPIKIIKSYMKARSILKSFQPDAVVGVGGYASFPMLNAAQGKGIPTLIQEQNSYAGKSNKILSKKADAICVAYDGMERFFPKSKIIKTGNPVREKITASTVSRAEGIKKFELKEDKKTILVVGGSLGAKAINEAIDRGVEGLLSDDVQIIWQTGKFYYEQAKQRVTNSSERVKVFEFIKDMDLAYAAADVVVSRAGALAISELCIVAKPVVFVPFPFAAEDHQTSNAMSLVEKGAALMVKNDKAEEELVERVKQLLEDTELQEKMIKNLNALAVKDADVRIANKVIEITK, encoded by the coding sequence ATGAGTAAGCTAAAAGTGATCATAGCAGGTGGAGGAACAGGCGGGCATATATATCCTGCAGTAGCTATTGGGCATGCGTTGAAGCGATTGAATGAAGATACGGAGTTGTTGTTTGTAGGTGCTTTAGGGAAAATGGAAATGGAGAAAGTGCCACAAGAAGGTTTTGAAATTGTAGGGTTGGATATAGCAGGGTTTAATAGGAGTAATATGTTGAAAAATTTATTACTGCCAATCAAGATCATTAAGAGTTATATGAAAGCAAGAAGTATACTAAAATCTTTTCAGCCCGATGCGGTAGTGGGAGTAGGCGGTTATGCCAGCTTCCCTATGCTGAATGCTGCGCAAGGGAAAGGTATACCTACGCTGATACAAGAGCAAAACTCTTATGCGGGAAAGAGTAATAAAATACTATCCAAAAAAGCAGATGCAATATGTGTGGCTTATGATGGTATGGAAAGATTTTTTCCTAAAAGTAAAATTATAAAAACAGGTAATCCTGTAAGAGAAAAAATAACAGCATCTACGGTAAGTAGAGCTGAAGGAATTAAAAAGTTTGAACTAAAAGAAGATAAAAAGACAATACTTGTAGTAGGGGGTAGCTTGGGTGCAAAAGCTATTAATGAGGCAATAGACAGGGGGGTAGAAGGTTTGTTAAGTGATGATGTGCAAATAATATGGCAAACAGGTAAGTTTTATTATGAGCAGGCAAAACAAAGAGTTACAAATAGTAGTGAAAGAGTAAAGGTTTTTGAGTTTATAAAAGACATGGACCTTGCTTACGCAGCTGCAGATGTGGTTGTGTCGCGAGCAGGGGCATTGGCTATATCAGAGTTGTGTATAGTAGCAAAGCCTGTTGTGTTTGTGCCTTTCCCTTTTGCTGCAGAAGATCATCAAACTAGTAATGCAATGTCTTTGGTTGAAAAAGGTGCTGCACTAATGGTGAAAAATGATAAGGCAGAAGAGGAGCTAGTTGAAAGAGTAAAACAGCTTCTTGAAGATACAGAACTGCAAGAAAAAATGATAAAGAATTTAAACGCACTGGCAGTAAAGGATGCCGATGTGCGTATTGCTAACAAAGTGATTGAAATAACCAAGTAA
- a CDS encoding FtsW/RodA/SpoVE family cell cycle protein, whose protein sequence is MKQLIKHAKGDKVIWAVVLLLSLVSLLAVYSSTGSLAYRKELNSTYYLVKQVLVLGLGLVIIYLVHKINYKKFAKIAVLMYLLSIPLLAYTLFFGTSLNEGSRWITIPVVNITFQTSAFAKLALFMFLARVLSTKQANIKDFKKGFLPVLTPVMITCALIAPANLSTALMLGVTCCILFFIGRIQVKHILMLAVAGLIGVTVLFTVSKLTGWGRAGTWEQRIQDFVADDEEGKEDVYQVRQAKIAIASGGLTGEGPGNSKQRNFLPHSYSDFIYAIIIEEYGLIGGAGMIFLYLLFLWRSILIFRRCPYAFGAFLAVGLSITLVFQAMLNMAVNVHLVPVTGLTLPLVSMGGSSIWFTSIAIGVILSVSRYVDENEGKLKASKEKKQQVTDIVTGGNKLMLA, encoded by the coding sequence ATGAAACAGTTGATCAAACATGCTAAAGGTGATAAAGTGATATGGGCGGTAGTCCTATTGCTATCGCTAGTGAGTTTGTTAGCTGTTTACAGTTCTACAGGTTCTTTGGCATATAGAAAGGAGTTGAACTCAACTTATTACTTGGTAAAACAGGTATTAGTGCTGGGGTTAGGCTTAGTGATCATTTACTTGGTGCACAAGATTAACTATAAGAAGTTTGCTAAAATTGCTGTGCTCATGTATTTGTTGAGTATACCATTGTTGGCCTACACCTTGTTCTTTGGTACATCGCTTAATGAAGGCTCACGTTGGATAACTATACCTGTAGTCAATATTACGTTCCAAACATCAGCTTTTGCAAAGTTGGCTTTATTCATGTTTTTAGCAAGGGTGTTGAGCACAAAGCAGGCTAATATTAAAGACTTTAAAAAAGGGTTCTTGCCTGTATTGACACCAGTGATGATAACCTGCGCTTTGATTGCTCCGGCCAACTTGTCTACTGCGTTAATGTTAGGTGTTACCTGTTGCATCTTATTCTTTATAGGTAGAATACAAGTGAAACACATTTTAATGCTGGCAGTGGCAGGGCTGATAGGAGTGACAGTATTGTTTACAGTGTCTAAACTAACAGGATGGGGACGGGCTGGTACATGGGAACAAAGGATACAAGATTTTGTTGCAGATGATGAAGAAGGGAAAGAAGATGTATACCAAGTAAGGCAAGCAAAGATAGCTATAGCAAGCGGTGGACTTACAGGTGAGGGGCCTGGTAATAGTAAACAAAGAAACTTTTTGCCACACTCTTACTCAGACTTTATCTATGCTATAATCATAGAGGAGTATGGGTTGATAGGAGGAGCAGGTATGATATTTCTATATCTGTTATTCCTATGGAGGAGTATACTGATATTTAGAAGATGTCCTTATGCCTTTGGTGCATTTTTAGCTGTAGGTCTAAGTATAACATTGGTATTTCAGGCGATGTTGAATATGGCAGTAAATGTGCACTTAGTGCCAGTAACGGGATTGACGCTACCGCTGGTAAGTATGGGGGGTTCTTCTATATGGTTCACCAGTATTGCTATAGGTGTAATACTAAGTGTGAGTAGGTATGTGGATGAAAATGAAGGGAAGCTGAAAGCTTCGAAAGAAAAGAAACAACAAGTGACAGATATAGTTACAGGCGGAAACAAATTAATGCTTGCGTAG
- the ftsA gene encoding cell division protein FtsA, with protein MSKKQPVIVGLDIGTTKVVAIAGRKNEYGKLEVLGFGRAESAGVSHGVVMNIEQCIKSIQQAIEKCLESNPNLDIKEVYVGIAGQHIKSLQTRGDRVRTNTDDEINKADIDLLVRDQYKTYIPAGDQIIDIIPQEFMVDSTPNVIDPVGMSGVKIGANFHIITGDRNAIRNIKRCVDKSELITRDLVLQPLASAAAVMNDEDLEAGVAIVDIGGGTTDMAVFYDGILKHTAVIPYAGVNITNDIRNGLGVLRAQAEQMKVQFGTALADEANKSAYITIPGLRGLPPKEISVKNLAHIIQARTQEILDYVVYHLKQINLDNKLHGGIILTGGGAQLKHIIQLTEYVTGMGARIGMPSEHLAGGHAESLINPMYSTCIGLILRGYHDFENGKLRFVGDGGNYVALSEEETKHEELEINEEEIVSDEKNTKRSENLKKLFDGLKGKFMSLFEEVEDEEI; from the coding sequence ATGAGCAAAAAACAACCGGTAATCGTTGGCTTAGACATAGGAACCACTAAAGTGGTAGCTATCGCTGGTAGAAAAAATGAATATGGCAAACTGGAGGTGCTTGGCTTTGGTAGAGCTGAGTCTGCTGGAGTTAGTCATGGTGTTGTTATGAATATCGAACAGTGCATTAAGTCGATACAGCAGGCTATAGAAAAATGTCTGGAGTCTAATCCGAATCTAGACATAAAAGAAGTATATGTTGGTATTGCCGGACAACATATAAAGAGTTTGCAAACTCGTGGCGATCGCGTTCGTACAAATACTGACGATGAGATCAACAAAGCGGATATTGATCTGTTGGTGCGCGACCAATACAAAACATATATACCTGCAGGAGATCAGATAATTGATATTATTCCTCAGGAATTTATGGTAGATAGCACGCCTAATGTTATTGATCCTGTAGGTATGAGTGGTGTGAAAATAGGAGCAAATTTTCACATCATAACAGGAGATAGAAATGCAATAAGAAATATAAAGCGGTGTGTAGATAAGTCAGAGTTGATTACTCGCGACCTAGTGTTGCAACCATTGGCTTCTGCAGCTGCAGTAATGAACGACGAAGATTTAGAGGCAGGTGTAGCTATTGTTGATATTGGTGGTGGTACTACGGATATGGCAGTGTTCTACGATGGTATTTTAAAACACACCGCAGTTATACCTTATGCTGGTGTGAATATTACTAATGATATCCGAAATGGCTTGGGTGTATTACGTGCACAAGCAGAGCAAATGAAAGTTCAGTTTGGTACTGCATTGGCAGACGAGGCTAATAAGAGTGCTTATATAACTATACCGGGTTTAAGAGGTTTGCCTCCTAAAGAGATATCTGTAAAAAACCTGGCACATATAATACAAGCGCGTACTCAAGAGATATTAGATTATGTAGTGTATCACTTGAAACAAATCAATCTGGACAATAAACTACATGGTGGTATTATATTAACAGGTGGTGGTGCTCAGTTAAAACATATCATACAGCTTACAGAGTATGTAACTGGTATGGGCGCGCGTATTGGTATGCCAAGTGAGCATTTGGCAGGTGGTCATGCAGAGTCATTGATCAATCCAATGTATTCTACTTGTATTGGTTTGATACTTCGTGGTTATCACGATTTCGAAAATGGGAAACTGCGTTTTGTAGGTGATGGTGGTAATTATGTAGCCTTGTCTGAAGAAGAAACGAAGCATGAAGAATTAGAAATAAATGAAGAAGAGATTGTGTCTGACGAGAAGAATACGAAACGTTCAGAAAATTTGAAAAAGCTATTTGACGGATTGAAAGGCAAGTTTATGAGCCTGTTTGAAGAAGTAGAGGACGAGGAAATATAA
- the ftsZ gene encoding cell division protein FtsZ yields the protein MIHFEIPKNQSSIIKVIGVGGGGSNAVNYMHSLGIEGVDFVVCNTDSQALALSPIPNKIQLGPHLTQGLGAGANPEIGKQAGEESMEDITKILKVNTRMAFITAGMGGGTGTGGAPVVAKICRELGILTVGIVTTPFSYEGKKRMSQAQAGIDRLREHVDTILIISNDKLRQQFGNLPFTQAFAKADDVLATAAKCITDVITTTGQINVDFADVCTVMKSGGVAILGSATVAGENRALHAVEEALSSPLLNDNDIRGAKWILLNITSAAGDHEHTMDEAEAIQAFVQKQAGEGCDVILGMGHDPNLDDNIAVTVIATGFNHKEISGDVEFPMEKEDKIVMTLDGTPQEAVDSKPEATEQSDNATVTSMSPVLVEAKQERKPLAINPTPAFPKRQEEHNEEERISLTLNTESDEEVANISLQQKQQEEEKEEKDVIEPVAEEKSSTIELFIKNEEEERQSVASNESYSARRELTEAELEEKRNFEAQKKALEERAERLRRMSFNIDSVESSDDIEAVPAYVRRNVEIDNTVASSETFLSGYSVKADDENGKDKGDIGTINTFLDGKRPD from the coding sequence ATGATACATTTTGAAATTCCCAAAAACCAATCTTCTATCATTAAGGTGATAGGTGTTGGTGGTGGCGGTAGTAATGCCGTAAACTACATGCACAGCCTAGGTATAGAAGGTGTTGACTTCGTAGTTTGTAATACAGACTCGCAAGCGTTGGCTTTAAGCCCGATACCTAACAAAATACAATTAGGCCCACATCTTACACAAGGTTTGGGAGCTGGTGCTAATCCTGAAATAGGTAAGCAAGCAGGTGAAGAGAGTATGGAAGATATTACCAAGATACTAAAGGTGAACACGCGCATGGCGTTTATTACTGCAGGTATGGGCGGTGGTACTGGTACGGGTGGCGCTCCTGTAGTTGCTAAAATTTGTAGAGAGTTAGGTATACTAACTGTAGGTATTGTTACTACCCCATTCTCTTACGAGGGGAAGAAACGTATGTCTCAAGCGCAAGCCGGGATTGATAGATTGAGAGAGCATGTAGATACGATACTGATCATCTCTAATGATAAACTACGTCAGCAATTTGGTAACCTGCCATTCACACAGGCATTTGCCAAAGCCGATGATGTGTTGGCAACAGCGGCTAAATGTATCACGGATGTAATAACTACGACAGGCCAAATAAATGTTGACTTTGCTGATGTTTGTACAGTAATGAAGAGCGGCGGTGTTGCTATATTAGGTAGTGCTACTGTAGCTGGTGAAAATCGTGCATTACATGCGGTAGAAGAGGCATTGAGTTCTCCATTGTTAAATGATAATGATATCAGAGGTGCAAAATGGATACTCTTAAATATCACTTCAGCAGCAGGTGATCATGAGCATACAATGGATGAAGCCGAAGCAATACAAGCTTTTGTACAGAAGCAAGCAGGCGAAGGTTGTGATGTAATACTAGGTATGGGACATGATCCTAACCTTGATGATAACATCGCAGTTACTGTTATTGCTACAGGTTTTAATCATAAAGAGATAAGTGGAGATGTGGAATTTCCTATGGAGAAGGAAGATAAGATAGTAATGACACTTGACGGAACTCCTCAAGAAGCAGTAGATAGTAAGCCAGAGGCGACAGAGCAGAGTGATAATGCTACGGTAACAAGTATGTCTCCAGTATTAGTAGAGGCAAAACAAGAGCGTAAACCTCTAGCTATCAATCCAACTCCTGCATTTCCTAAACGACAAGAAGAACACAATGAAGAGGAGCGCATCTCTTTAACATTAAATACTGAGTCTGATGAAGAGGTTGCTAATATCTCTTTACAGCAAAAGCAACAAGAGGAAGAGAAAGAAGAAAAAGATGTTATAGAGCCAGTTGCTGAAGAGAAAAGTAGTACGATAGAGTTATTTATAAAAAACGAAGAAGAGGAAAGACAGTCGGTAGCTAGTAATGAAAGTTACAGTGCAAGAAGAGAACTTACTGAGGCTGAACTAGAAGAAAAAAGAAACTTCGAGGCGCAAAAGAAAGCCTTGGAAGAAAGAGCGGAGCGCTTAAGACGAATGAGCTTTAATATTGATTCAGTAGAATCAAGTGATGATATAGAGGCAGTACCTGCATACGTAAGACGTAATGTAGAAATAGATAATACTGTGGCATCTTCAGAAACCTTTTTAAGTGGGTATAGTGTAAAGGCCGATGATGAGAACGGAAAGGATAAAGGTGATATCGGTACTATTAATACTTTCTTAGATGGTAAGCGACCTGATTAG